The proteins below come from a single Demetria terragena DSM 11295 genomic window:
- a CDS encoding aspartate aminotransferase family protein, producing the protein MTDSDLADLSPERTYELDRAHVFHSWSAQGALDPIVITKAQGSHIWDGEGNRLLDFTSQLVYTNLGHQHPRLVKAIQEQAATLCTVAPPYANAARSEAARLITDHTPGDLNRVFFTNGGADANEHAIRMARLHTGRHKVLSRYRSYHGGTHLAINATGDPRRWASDDATAGTIHFFGPFLYRSAFYSTTEEEECSRALAHLRQLIALEGPSTIAAILLESIPGTAGIMVPPPGYLKGVRELCDEHGIMLIADEVMAGFGRAGEWFAINRDDVVPDLLTFAKGVNSGYVPLGGVAISDAIYETFRERSYPGGLTYSGHPLACGAAVATIRTMEDEGTVEHSAALGRDVFEPGLKALVDKHEWVGEVRGTGAFWAIELVRDSQTREPLAPYGGSSPEVSAVVAECKKRGMLPMTNFNRVHLVPPVNISPDEAAEGISILDDALTAAAG; encoded by the coding sequence ATGACTGATTCGGATCTCGCTGACCTCAGCCCCGAGCGCACGTACGAACTCGACCGGGCGCACGTCTTTCATTCCTGGTCTGCCCAGGGTGCGTTGGACCCCATCGTCATCACCAAGGCGCAGGGCAGTCATATCTGGGATGGCGAGGGCAACCGGCTCCTCGACTTCACCTCGCAGTTGGTTTACACCAACCTTGGGCACCAGCACCCTCGACTGGTGAAAGCAATCCAGGAGCAAGCGGCGACCTTGTGCACGGTGGCTCCGCCGTATGCCAACGCCGCCCGCTCGGAGGCTGCTCGGCTCATCACTGACCACACCCCGGGTGACCTCAACCGCGTCTTCTTCACCAACGGTGGGGCCGACGCGAACGAGCACGCGATTCGGATGGCGCGGCTGCATACCGGACGGCACAAGGTGTTGTCCCGTTACCGCTCCTACCACGGCGGCACCCACCTCGCGATCAACGCGACAGGTGACCCGCGGCGCTGGGCCAGTGATGATGCGACGGCTGGCACGATCCACTTCTTCGGGCCGTTCCTGTATCGCAGCGCGTTCTACTCGACCACCGAGGAGGAAGAGTGCAGCCGCGCTCTGGCGCACCTGCGGCAGCTCATTGCGCTGGAAGGGCCGAGCACAATCGCGGCGATCCTGCTGGAGTCCATCCCGGGAACAGCCGGAATCATGGTCCCGCCGCCCGGCTACCTCAAGGGTGTCCGGGAGCTGTGCGATGAGCACGGAATCATGCTCATCGCCGATGAGGTGATGGCCGGCTTCGGACGTGCCGGTGAGTGGTTCGCCATCAATCGGGATGATGTCGTTCCAGACCTCCTGACCTTTGCCAAAGGGGTGAACTCCGGCTATGTCCCACTGGGTGGCGTGGCGATCAGCGACGCGATCTACGAGACCTTCCGGGAGCGGTCCTATCCCGGCGGGTTGACCTACTCGGGTCACCCATTGGCTTGTGGCGCCGCAGTCGCCACCATCCGGACGATGGAAGACGAGGGCACCGTCGAGCACTCGGCCGCATTGGGTCGCGATGTCTTTGAACCGGGCCTGAAGGCGCTCGTGGACAAGCACGAGTGGGTCGGCGAGGTCCGCGGCACGGGCGCATTCTGGGCCATCGAATTGGTGCGGGATTCGCAGACTCGGGAACCGTTGGCGCCGTATGGCGGCAGTAGCCCGGAGGTGTCAGCAGTCGTCGCCGAGTGCAAGAAGCGCGGGATGCTGCCGATGACCAACTTCAACCGGGTTCACCTGGTGCCGCCGGTGAATATCTCGCCGGACGAGGCTGCTGAAGGAATCTCGATCTTGGATGACGCGCTGACCGCCGCTGCGGGATAG